One segment of Acidimicrobiales bacterium DNA contains the following:
- a CDS encoding o-succinylbenzoate synthase produces MRIESVELRIVALPLVTPFATAHGRVDERRSVLVRVVGDDGEGWGECAALPDPTYSAEYVEGALLTLRRHLVPRLFAAGRDDPREPVAAHVGDVLSGVVGHPMAKAALELALLDAELRGRHRSLAEHLLGDRPPPPPEVPAGATLGLCASPDATADAVATLVARGYGRVKMKIAPGLDLDHARAARAAAGPDAVLVLDANGAYRLDGEPGAPDDARRLGALDDLGIACLEQPLGTDALLDHAELARRLATPLCLDESLTSAAATAQALDMGACSVVCVKAPRYGSWLTAVEVLDRCAGTGVPAWIGGMLDTGLGRAANLVLADHPACTLPGDVPITTDVVRDDVVAPQGPVDPDGPLRLALPTGPGLGVDLDEAALVRLTTHVETIRADEAP; encoded by the coding sequence GTGAGGATCGAGTCGGTGGAGCTGCGGATCGTGGCGCTCCCGCTCGTCACCCCCTTCGCGACGGCGCACGGCAGGGTGGACGAGCGCCGGTCCGTGCTGGTCCGGGTGGTCGGCGACGACGGCGAGGGATGGGGCGAGTGCGCGGCCCTCCCCGATCCCACCTACAGCGCCGAGTACGTGGAGGGCGCCCTGCTGACCCTCCGCCGCCACCTCGTGCCCCGGCTCTTCGCGGCCGGCCGCGACGACCCGCGGGAGCCGGTCGCCGCCCACGTCGGGGACGTGCTGTCCGGGGTGGTCGGCCATCCGATGGCGAAGGCCGCACTGGAGCTGGCGCTGCTCGACGCCGAGTTGCGGGGGCGTCACCGGTCGCTGGCGGAGCACCTGCTCGGCGACCGCCCGCCGCCCCCGCCGGAGGTCCCGGCCGGCGCCACGCTCGGGTTGTGCGCCTCCCCCGATGCGACCGCCGACGCCGTGGCGACGCTGGTGGCCCGCGGCTACGGACGGGTGAAGATGAAGATCGCCCCGGGTCTCGACCTCGACCACGCCCGCGCCGCCCGCGCCGCCGCCGGACCCGACGCGGTGCTGGTGCTCGACGCCAACGGCGCGTACCGCCTCGACGGCGAGCCGGGGGCGCCCGACGACGCCCGCCGCCTCGGTGCCCTCGACGACCTCGGGATCGCCTGCCTCGAGCAGCCCCTCGGGACCGACGCACTCCTCGACCACGCCGAGCTGGCCCGCCGGCTGGCCACGCCGCTCTGCCTCGACGAGTCGCTGACCTCGGCGGCCGCCACCGCGCAGGCCCTCGACATGGGGGCCTGTTCCGTGGTGTGCGTGAAGGCGCCGCGCTACGGCAGCTGGCTGACGGCGGTCGAGGTGCTCGACCGCTGCGCGGGCACCGGCGTGCCGGCGTGGATCGGCGGGATGCTCGACACCGGCCTCGGACGCGCCGCCAACCTCGTCCTCGCCGACCATCCGGCGTGCACCCTGCCGGGCGACGTCCCGATCACCACCGACGTCGTGCGCGACGACGTCGTCGCGCCGCAGGGACCGGTCGACCCGGACGGCCCCCTGCGTCTCGCGCTGCCCACCGGGCCGGGGCTCGGGGTCGACCTCGACGAGGCCGCCCTGGTCCGCCTCACCACCCACGTCGAGACCATCCGCGCCGACGAGGCCCCATAG
- a CDS encoding SDR family oxidoreductase, with amino-acid sequence MELSGRVVVVTGSSSGIGEAVVRLAAERGARVVVNSARSVEAGRAVAASLPDALYVQGDVASDGAGAALVAATLERFGRLDVLVNNAGVTEVIPHHRLEALSGDLFRRLFDVNVVGAWSVTDAALPALRDSGAGSVVNMASLAGLRQTGSSIPYAVSKAALIHLTTLLAKVTGPLVRVNAVAPGLIDTPWTEDWDALRARVEDAAPLRRTGTPAEVARVTLDLAQADYVTGQTVAVDGGMGLVV; translated from the coding sequence ATGGAGCTGAGCGGCAGGGTCGTGGTCGTCACCGGGTCCTCGAGCGGGATCGGCGAGGCCGTCGTGCGCCTCGCCGCCGAGCGGGGCGCCCGGGTGGTGGTCAACTCCGCTCGCAGCGTCGAGGCGGGCCGGGCCGTCGCGGCGTCGCTGCCCGACGCCCTGTACGTGCAGGGCGACGTCGCCTCGGACGGCGCCGGGGCCGCGTTGGTGGCGGCCACCCTGGAGCGCTTCGGCCGGCTCGACGTGCTGGTCAACAACGCCGGGGTGACGGAGGTGATCCCCCACCACCGCCTCGAGGCGTTGAGCGGCGACCTGTTCCGCCGCCTCTTCGACGTCAACGTCGTCGGTGCGTGGTCGGTCACCGACGCCGCCCTCCCCGCGCTGCGCGACTCGGGCGCCGGCAGCGTCGTGAACATGGCGTCGCTCGCCGGTCTGCGCCAGACCGGGAGCTCGATCCCCTACGCGGTGTCGAAGGCCGCGCTGATCCACCTCACCACGCTGCTCGCCAAGGTGACCGGACCGCTGGTGCGGGTCAACGCCGTCGCCCCCGGCCTGATCGACACCCCGTGGACCGAGGACTGGGACGCGCTCCGCGCCCGGGTGGAGGACGCCGCGCCCCTGCGGCGCACGGGCACGCCCGCCGAGGTGGCGAGGGTCACCCTGGACCTCGCACAGGCCGACTACGTCACCGGGCAGACCGTGGCGGTGGACGGCGGCATGGGGCTCGTGGTCTGA
- a CDS encoding ABC transporter substrate-binding protein, which produces MNHKRLRWLGVLAVLGLLLAACGGSRSEDEAAPSTSAEAGESGPTDGFGDLESPCGPAEGTNTATGEQGVTADTVTIGYGDDAGFSGAPGLNKQMSQAVEAMIDWCNDQGGINGRTVVGNYYDAKILDSTNVMLEACSQVFMLVGQGWSLDGAAEQTRVGCQLPQVPGFTVSSTVAHGPLTYNSVPNPVDLTPIGQAYLLAEKYPEQVKKAAAVFGDYAATRESTEKALDTYPQAGWEFIPECEQTYPIQGSVVWAPYVQKLKDCGAEFVFFSGSPLPNFQNFLDAAAQADYDPLWITDSNFYDASFAAANASGNADNVFTRLAFVPFEQADQNEATQQYLDVIEASGGEPALLGAQSTSSFLLWATAAKACGSDLTRACVLEELSKVTSWTGGGLHAEANPAGNEPPDCVVVMQMQGTSFVQALPEAQGEFSCDPKYIATVDPSVPTVAAAQLGPDRISTAYTGG; this is translated from the coding sequence ATGAATCACAAGCGTCTGCGCTGGCTCGGCGTCCTCGCCGTGCTGGGTCTGCTCCTGGCCGCCTGCGGCGGCAGCCGCTCCGAGGACGAGGCCGCTCCGTCGACCTCGGCCGAGGCCGGCGAGTCGGGTCCCACCGACGGGTTCGGCGACCTCGAGTCGCCGTGCGGTCCCGCCGAGGGCACCAACACCGCCACCGGCGAACAGGGCGTCACCGCCGACACCGTGACCATCGGCTACGGCGACGACGCCGGCTTCAGCGGTGCGCCCGGCCTGAACAAGCAGATGTCGCAGGCCGTCGAGGCCATGATCGACTGGTGCAACGACCAGGGCGGCATCAACGGCCGCACCGTGGTCGGCAACTACTACGACGCCAAGATCCTCGACTCCACCAACGTCATGCTCGAGGCCTGCTCGCAGGTCTTCATGCTGGTCGGTCAGGGCTGGTCCCTCGACGGCGCCGCCGAGCAGACCCGCGTCGGTTGCCAGCTCCCGCAGGTCCCCGGCTTCACCGTCAGCTCGACGGTCGCCCACGGTCCGCTCACCTACAACTCGGTGCCCAACCCCGTCGACCTCACGCCGATCGGCCAGGCCTACCTCCTCGCCGAGAAGTACCCCGAGCAGGTGAAGAAGGCGGCCGCCGTGTTCGGCGACTACGCCGCCACCCGCGAGTCCACCGAGAAGGCGCTGGACACCTACCCGCAGGCCGGCTGGGAGTTCATCCCCGAGTGCGAGCAGACCTACCCCATCCAGGGCAGCGTCGTCTGGGCGCCCTACGTCCAGAAGCTGAAGGACTGCGGCGCGGAGTTCGTGTTCTTCTCCGGGTCGCCGCTCCCGAACTTCCAGAACTTCCTCGACGCCGCCGCGCAGGCGGACTACGACCCGCTCTGGATCACCGACTCGAACTTCTACGACGCCAGCTTCGCGGCGGCCAACGCCAGCGGGAACGCCGACAACGTGTTCACCCGCCTGGCCTTCGTCCCGTTCGAGCAGGCCGACCAGAACGAGGCCACGCAGCAGTACCTCGACGTCATCGAGGCCTCCGGCGGCGAGCCGGCGCTGCTCGGTGCCCAGTCGACCTCGTCCTTCCTCCTCTGGGCCACCGCCGCCAAGGCGTGCGGGTCGGACCTGACCCGGGCGTGCGTGCTCGAGGAGCTCTCGAAGGTGACCAGCTGGACCGGTGGCGGCCTCCACGCCGAGGCCAACCCGGCCGGCAACGAGCCGCCGGACTGCGTCGTCGTGATGCAGATGCAGGGCACCTCGTTCGTCCAGGCCCTCCCCGAGGCCCAGGGCGAGTTCTCCTGCGACCCGAAGTACATCGCCACCGTCGACCCGTCGGTGCCGACCGTGGCCGCGGCCCAGCTCGGGCCCGACCGGATCTCGACGGCCTACACCGGCGGCTGA
- a CDS encoding SDR family oxidoreductase — protein MSILDRFRLDDKVAVVTGAGRGIGAASALTLAEAGADVVIIARTAEQLDAVAAQVAELGRRAVVVPGDVNDLDFLARLAERAVDELGRIDVVVNNAGGAPPSQFTELSARSFEAAFHFNVTTALALTQAALPQLVEHHGSVVNISSMAGRVASRGLTSYGTAKAALSHLTRYIATEVNPKVRVNGIAVGSTATSALETVLELPEIRDAMIAATPLRFIGDPTDIALGVLYLASPASRYVTGKIIEIDGGTQASTLELPFPDL, from the coding sequence GTGAGCATCCTCGATCGATTCCGCCTCGACGACAAGGTCGCCGTCGTCACCGGCGCCGGACGGGGGATCGGCGCGGCCAGTGCCCTCACCCTGGCCGAGGCCGGCGCCGACGTCGTCATCATCGCCCGGACCGCCGAGCAGCTCGACGCCGTCGCCGCGCAGGTCGCCGAGCTCGGCCGCCGCGCCGTCGTCGTGCCGGGCGACGTGAACGACCTCGACTTCCTCGCCCGGCTCGCCGAGCGCGCCGTCGACGAGCTCGGTCGGATCGACGTGGTCGTCAACAACGCCGGCGGCGCCCCGCCGAGCCAGTTCACCGAGCTGTCGGCCCGGTCGTTCGAAGCGGCGTTCCACTTCAACGTCACCACCGCGCTCGCCCTCACCCAGGCCGCGCTCCCCCAGCTCGTCGAGCACCACGGCAGCGTGGTCAACATCTCGTCGATGGCCGGCCGGGTGGCCAGCCGGGGCCTGACCTCCTACGGCACGGCCAAGGCGGCCCTCAGCCACCTCACCCGCTACATCGCCACCGAGGTGAACCCCAAGGTGCGCGTCAACGGCATCGCCGTCGGGTCGACGGCCACCTCCGCCCTCGAGACCGTGCTCGAGCTCCCCGAGATCCGCGACGCGATGATCGCCGCCACACCGCTGCGGTTCATCGGCGACCCCACCGACATCGCCCTCGGTGTGCTGTACCTGGCCTCGCCGGCGTCGCGCTACGTCACCGGCAAGATCATCGAGATCGACGGCGGCACGCAGGCCTCGACGCTCGAGCTGCCCTTCCCCGACCTGTAG
- a CDS encoding amidohydrolase family protein: protein MLDLVVRGGTVVDGTGAPGFRADVGVRDGRIVAVGTVDEPAAAEIDAGDRVVAPGFVDLHTHYDPQIMWDPAATPSSLHGVTTVIGGNCGFSIAPMDRDAAEYLLPMLARVEGMPVEALEAGLDLEWDGFGSWLDRLEGRVAVNAGFLVGHSALRRMVMGEDAVGHEATPAQLDAMVALLHTSLDAGGLGFSSTSSASHSDHLGQPVPSRFATDAEFVALAAAVAPHPGTTLEFIPAAAARFTDVEVERMTAMSVAARRSLNWNVMVVASGEEARESREAKLAASDHAASRGGRVVGLCLPEPMRMRLSFATGFVLDIVPGWADVLHLPHGERRAALADPATRRHLAESAASAGPAHSIARFADYTIVDVAAPAQQGLVGRTIASIAEERGVEAIDALLDVVVADDLATGLEPVSIGTDDEAWAERVRLLDSDPRVIAGGSDAGAHLDMMKTFACHTSFLAEAVRNRGLMGFERAVQLFTDAPARFYGLTGRGRVAEGWCADLVVLDPATVGPGTVAPRRDLPGGGWRLYSEATGVTSTIVNGVEIVREGRVTGDTPGTTLRSGRDTETVAI from the coding sequence ATGCTGGATCTGGTGGTGCGGGGCGGGACGGTCGTCGACGGCACCGGGGCGCCCGGGTTCCGGGCCGACGTGGGGGTTCGCGACGGTCGGATCGTGGCCGTCGGCACGGTCGACGAGCCGGCCGCCGCGGAGATCGACGCCGGCGACCGGGTGGTGGCGCCGGGGTTCGTCGACCTCCACACCCACTACGACCCGCAGATCATGTGGGACCCGGCGGCCACGCCGTCGTCGCTGCACGGTGTCACGACGGTGATCGGCGGGAACTGCGGCTTCTCCATCGCGCCGATGGACCGGGACGCCGCCGAGTACCTCCTGCCCATGCTCGCCCGGGTCGAGGGGATGCCCGTCGAGGCGCTCGAGGCCGGGCTCGACCTCGAGTGGGACGGTTTCGGCTCGTGGCTCGACCGCCTGGAGGGCCGCGTGGCGGTCAACGCCGGGTTCCTGGTCGGCCACAGCGCGCTGCGCCGGATGGTGATGGGGGAGGACGCCGTGGGCCACGAGGCGACCCCCGCCCAGCTCGACGCCATGGTGGCCTTGCTCCACACGAGCCTCGACGCCGGCGGTCTGGGCTTCTCGAGCACCTCCTCGGCCAGCCACAGCGACCACCTCGGTCAGCCCGTGCCGTCGCGGTTCGCCACCGACGCGGAGTTCGTGGCCCTCGCCGCAGCCGTCGCCCCGCACCCCGGGACGACGCTCGAGTTCATCCCCGCCGCGGCGGCCCGCTTCACCGACGTCGAGGTCGAGCGGATGACGGCGATGTCCGTCGCCGCCCGGCGCTCGCTGAACTGGAACGTGATGGTGGTGGCCTCGGGCGAGGAGGCCCGCGAGTCGCGTGAGGCCAAGCTGGCCGCCTCCGACCACGCGGCCTCGCGGGGTGGTCGGGTGGTCGGGTTGTGCCTCCCCGAGCCGATGCGCATGCGCCTCTCCTTCGCGACCGGCTTCGTGCTCGACATCGTGCCCGGGTGGGCCGACGTGCTGCACCTCCCCCACGGCGAGCGTCGGGCGGCGCTCGCCGACCCCGCCACCCGCCGGCACCTCGCCGAGTCGGCCGCGTCGGCCGGCCCGGCGCACTCCATCGCCCGCTTCGCCGACTACACGATCGTCGACGTGGCGGCCCCTGCGCAGCAGGGCCTGGTCGGGCGGACCATCGCCTCGATCGCCGAGGAGCGCGGCGTCGAGGCCATCGACGCGTTGCTCGACGTGGTCGTCGCCGACGACCTCGCCACCGGGCTCGAGCCCGTCTCGATCGGCACCGACGACGAGGCGTGGGCCGAGCGGGTGCGGCTCCTCGACAGCGACCCGCGTGTCATCGCCGGGGGCTCCGACGCCGGCGCCCACCTCGACATGATGAAGACCTTCGCCTGCCACACCAGCTTCCTGGCCGAGGCGGTCCGCAACCGGGGCCTCATGGGTTTCGAGCGGGCGGTCCAGCTCTTCACCGACGCTCCGGCCCGGTTCTACGGGCTGACCGGCCGCGGTCGCGTGGCGGAGGGGTGGTGCGCCGACCTCGTCGTGCTCGACCCCGCGACCGTGGGGCCGGGCACGGTGGCGCCGCGTCGCGACCTCCCGGGCGGGGGATGGCGCCTCTACAGCGAGGCGACCGGGGTGACCTCCACGATCGTGAACGGCGTCGAGATCGTCCGCGAGGGCCGCGTCACCGGCGACACCCCGGGCACCACCCTGCGCTCCGGGCGCGACACCGAGACCGTGGCGATCTGA
- a CDS encoding PaaI family thioesterase, with product MTAPELRYPPDDHVLGELGMEIDLKDDGTLDGFLPVTDAIRTASGEPLLGAVATMVDMMGGMASIRACSPDRVATADMTLHLVPTGGTDELVGTMHIRRRGRRTLVVEVELRGDRDQPAGLATISFAVLPQPPGAPVLPAVEPGRRAMLPGAAVGSRPFAEAVGIEHTGSGVVETALRDQVRNSLGALNGGFLTAGIDAAAAGAAAAAFGRAAETVDLHVTFLELGRIGPIRARATLLDDPGHAASTGRATVTVEVTDRGRGGEVLTRASAVAVAS from the coding sequence GTGACCGCTCCCGAGCTCCGCTACCCCCCGGACGACCACGTCCTGGGTGAGCTGGGCATGGAGATCGACCTGAAGGACGACGGGACCCTCGACGGGTTCCTGCCCGTCACCGACGCGATCCGCACGGCGTCGGGCGAGCCCCTCCTCGGCGCGGTCGCCACCATGGTCGACATGATGGGCGGGATGGCATCGATCCGGGCGTGCAGCCCGGACCGCGTCGCCACCGCCGACATGACGCTGCACCTCGTCCCGACCGGCGGCACCGACGAGCTGGTCGGCACGATGCACATCCGGCGGCGGGGTCGACGCACGCTGGTGGTGGAGGTCGAGCTGCGCGGCGACCGGGACCAGCCCGCCGGCCTGGCCACGATCAGCTTCGCCGTGCTGCCCCAACCCCCCGGCGCGCCTGTCCTCCCCGCCGTGGAACCGGGTCGACGAGCCATGCTCCCCGGTGCGGCGGTGGGCTCACGGCCGTTCGCCGAGGCGGTGGGCATCGAGCACACCGGTTCCGGGGTGGTGGAGACCGCCCTGCGCGATCAGGTGCGCAACAGCCTCGGCGCGCTCAACGGCGGCTTCCTCACCGCGGGGATCGACGCGGCCGCGGCCGGCGCCGCCGCGGCGGCGTTCGGGCGGGCGGCCGAGACGGTCGACCTGCACGTCACCTTCCTCGAGCTCGGCCGCATCGGCCCGATCCGGGCCCGAGCCACCCTGCTCGACGACCCCGGCCACGCCGCCTCCACCGGACGGGCGACGGTGACCGTCGAGGTCACCGATCGTGGGCGCGGCGGCGAGGTCCTCACCCGGGCGAGCGCCGTGGCGGTGGCCTCGTGA
- a CDS encoding acyl--CoA ligase: MAMSFEEAVAFVTGPGGPMEIVEATVCGHPTRVFATAPRSLRDHWESLRDRGDDTFVVYEDEEWSYADVLGEIDALAAALVERYGIIRGDRVAIAMRNLPEWIVAYAAITSIGGVAVLLNAWWTGPELEYGLTDSGATVLVADEDRYARVADRLAEIDVEAVVVRSDAVLAPPAAHLRDVVVAGSRRPDVDVDPDDDATILYTSGTTGHPKGAVSTHRAVLTGLFGFACRTVVEMLRRDPGEAPAHRPAFILVVPLFHVTGCIPVMLGATLSGAKLVMLHKWDPARALELIERERVTNFVGVPTMAADLLACPDFATRDTSSLQNVSGGGAPMAPELVRRIDGSFATARPMLGYGMTETNAYGPSNSGDDYLAKPASTGRVVPIIEVRVVDEHGAARTTGEVGEICFRGASLFRGYWNRPEDTEAALKDGWLHTGDLGYVDDEGFVFVVDRLKDMVLRGGENVYCAEVEAAVYEHPGVHEAAVFGLPHDRLGEEVACAVQPRAGVSIDVDELTDFLRERIAAFMVPTRWFVHEAPLPRGATGKILKRELRDDVLGGRPA, translated from the coding sequence ATGGCGATGTCGTTCGAGGAGGCGGTGGCCTTCGTGACCGGCCCGGGCGGTCCGATGGAGATCGTCGAGGCGACCGTGTGCGGTCACCCGACCAGGGTCTTCGCCACCGCTCCCCGCTCGCTGCGGGACCACTGGGAATCGCTGCGCGACCGCGGCGACGACACCTTCGTCGTCTACGAGGACGAGGAGTGGTCGTACGCAGACGTCCTGGGAGAGATCGACGCCCTGGCCGCCGCGCTGGTCGAGCGCTACGGGATCATCCGCGGCGACCGCGTCGCCATCGCCATGCGCAACCTCCCGGAGTGGATCGTCGCCTACGCGGCGATCACCTCGATCGGGGGCGTGGCGGTGCTGTTGAACGCGTGGTGGACCGGCCCGGAGCTCGAGTACGGCCTGACCGACTCGGGAGCGACGGTGCTCGTGGCCGACGAGGACCGCTACGCACGGGTGGCCGACCGGCTGGCGGAGATCGACGTCGAGGCCGTCGTCGTCCGCTCGGACGCCGTACTCGCCCCGCCTGCCGCTCACCTCCGTGACGTGGTGGTGGCCGGCTCCCGACGACCCGACGTCGACGTCGATCCGGACGACGACGCCACGATCCTCTACACCTCGGGGACCACCGGCCACCCCAAGGGCGCGGTCTCCACCCACCGGGCGGTGCTCACCGGGCTGTTCGGGTTCGCGTGCCGCACGGTCGTCGAGATGCTGCGGCGTGACCCCGGCGAGGCGCCGGCGCACCGTCCTGCGTTCATCCTCGTGGTGCCGCTCTTCCACGTCACGGGGTGCATCCCGGTGATGCTCGGCGCCACGCTGAGCGGCGCCAAGCTCGTGATGCTGCACAAGTGGGACCCCGCCCGGGCGCTCGAGCTGATCGAGCGCGAGCGGGTGACGAACTTCGTCGGGGTGCCGACGATGGCCGCCGACCTCCTCGCCTGCCCGGACTTCGCCACCCGCGACACGTCGTCGCTGCAGAACGTCAGCGGAGGGGGCGCGCCCATGGCGCCCGAGCTGGTGCGCCGCATCGACGGCTCCTTCGCCACGGCGCGGCCGATGCTGGGGTACGGGATGACCGAGACGAACGCCTACGGCCCGAGCAACAGCGGCGACGACTACCTCGCCAAGCCGGCCAGCACCGGCCGGGTGGTCCCCATCATCGAGGTGCGGGTCGTCGACGAGCACGGCGCCGCCCGGACGACCGGTGAGGTCGGCGAGATCTGCTTCCGCGGGGCGAGCCTCTTCCGCGGCTACTGGAACCGGCCCGAGGACACCGAGGCCGCGCTGAAGGACGGGTGGCTGCACACCGGCGACCTCGGCTACGTGGACGACGAGGGCTTCGTGTTCGTCGTCGATCGCCTGAAGGACATGGTGCTCCGCGGCGGTGAGAACGTGTACTGCGCCGAGGTCGAGGCGGCCGTCTACGAGCACCCGGGCGTCCACGAGGCAGCCGTCTTCGGTCTGCCCCACGACCGCCTCGGCGAGGAGGTGGCGTGCGCCGTGCAGCCCCGGGCCGGCGTCTCGATCGACGTCGACGAGCTCACCGACTTCCTTCGGGAGCGCATCGCCGCCTTCATGGTGCCGACGCGCTGGTTCGTCCACGAGGCACCCCTGCCCCGCGGCGCCACCGGGAAGATCCTCAAGCGGGAGCTGCGCGACGACGTGCTCGGGGGCCGGCCGGCCTAG
- a CDS encoding DUF1501 domain-containing protein → MLPPDIETADALAHLTVPPDRSPGGVGRRRFLQAVGLGLGGAVVGPQALAALVPGWEDFADAAPIGPTDGVLVVLLMGGGNDGLNMVVPTGDSAYYAQRGALAIPATTALPLAGGFGLHPSLTFVKERYDQGKVAVVRGVGLANPDLSHFTSMATWMQAWAPGGPPTSGWLGRWLDGMNTQPDPYRGISIGSGVPLHLAGATTKATAVGSSSPAFGVSTDANDQRMYQVLRDLGSASTTTGAWGDALARNGALLIETSAAIAPSYSPELPSGKLVKEMTLAARLINADLGVRVLGVSYGDFDSHANQPAMHDARMAELDAGLRAFFATLSPTFAGRTTVMTFSEFGRRLERNGSNGTDHGTASSLLLVGQNVAGGLKGTPPSLTALTPGRQLIATSDFRQVFATVLTRWLNADARQILGADYAPLDLFALTPGQVVPPPPPPVVTPTPAMFNSLVPSRIVDTRDGTGGTLAPVAAGSPRLVQVAGQGGIPPSGATAAVLNVTVTGATRDSWLTVSPSGVATPDASNLNFVAGQTVPNLVMTKLGGDGKVVLTNAVGSAHVVVDVVGYYGTAAGTRYTPLSPSRILDTRDGTGRSGARTPLGTAAIDLTVAGVGGVPATGVDAVVLNMTTTAPDTSSWLTVWPKGATQPNASNLNYEPNDTVPNLVVAKVGTGGKISIANARGSTHCIADVVGYFSATATAGRHLALPPARILDTRSGVGRTGTAIVPPDQPVELKVTGVGGVPATGVTAVVVNLTVTAPTTSGWLTVHPTGETRPTASNLNFAAGQTRANLVVAKVGTGGKISVVGSVASCHIVADVAGYFVPSP, encoded by the coding sequence GTGCTGCCACCCGACATCGAGACCGCCGACGCCCTCGCCCACCTCACCGTCCCTCCCGACCGCTCACCCGGTGGCGTCGGGCGCCGCCGCTTCCTCCAGGCCGTCGGCCTCGGGCTGGGCGGTGCGGTGGTGGGACCCCAGGCCCTGGCCGCCCTGGTGCCGGGCTGGGAGGACTTCGCCGATGCGGCCCCCATCGGCCCGACCGACGGCGTGCTGGTCGTGCTGCTCATGGGAGGCGGCAACGACGGCCTGAACATGGTGGTGCCCACCGGTGACAGCGCCTACTACGCCCAGCGGGGTGCGCTGGCCATCCCCGCGACCACGGCTCTCCCGCTCGCCGGTGGCTTCGGGCTCCATCCGAGCCTCACCTTCGTGAAGGAGCGCTACGACCAGGGCAAGGTCGCGGTCGTGCGCGGCGTGGGCCTGGCGAACCCCGACCTGAGCCACTTCACGTCGATGGCCACCTGGATGCAGGCCTGGGCGCCGGGTGGGCCGCCCACGTCGGGTTGGCTCGGCCGGTGGCTCGACGGCATGAACACCCAGCCCGACCCCTACAGGGGGATCAGCATCGGTTCGGGTGTCCCGCTCCACCTCGCCGGCGCGACGACCAAGGCCACCGCCGTCGGCTCCAGCTCGCCGGCGTTCGGGGTGAGCACCGACGCCAACGACCAGCGGATGTACCAGGTGCTGCGCGACCTCGGATCGGCCTCGACCACCACCGGCGCCTGGGGCGATGCGCTGGCCAGGAACGGGGCGCTGCTCATCGAGACCTCCGCGGCGATCGCCCCCTCGTACAGCCCGGAGCTGCCGTCCGGGAAGCTGGTCAAGGAGATGACCCTGGCGGCGCGGCTGATCAACGCCGACCTCGGGGTGCGGGTGCTCGGCGTGAGCTACGGCGACTTCGACAGCCACGCCAACCAGCCCGCGATGCACGACGCCCGCATGGCGGAGCTCGACGCCGGCCTGCGCGCCTTCTTCGCCACCCTCTCGCCGACGTTCGCCGGCCGGACCACCGTGATGACCTTCTCGGAGTTCGGTCGGCGCCTGGAGCGCAACGGCTCGAACGGCACCGACCACGGCACGGCCTCCTCGCTGTTGCTCGTCGGCCAGAACGTGGCCGGGGGGCTGAAGGGCACGCCGCCCTCGCTGACCGCCCTCACCCCGGGGCGCCAGCTCATCGCCACCAGCGACTTCCGGCAGGTCTTCGCCACCGTCCTCACGAGGTGGCTGAACGCCGACGCCCGGCAGATCCTGGGGGCCGACTACGCCCCGCTCGACCTGTTCGCCCTCACCCCCGGGCAGGTCGTCCCGCCCCCGCCCCCGCCCGTCGTCACCCCGACGCCGGCCATGTTCAACTCCCTCGTCCCCTCGCGCATCGTCGACACCCGTGACGGGACCGGCGGCACGCTCGCCCCGGTGGCGGCCGGCTCCCCCCGGCTCGTCCAGGTCGCCGGGCAGGGCGGCATCCCGCCTTCCGGCGCCACCGCGGCCGTGCTCAACGTCACCGTCACCGGTGCCACCCGGGACAGCTGGCTCACGGTCTCGCCGAGCGGCGTCGCCACCCCGGACGCCTCGAACCTGAACTTCGTCGCCGGCCAGACGGTCCCCAACCTGGTGATGACGAAGCTCGGAGGGGACGGCAAGGTGGTGCTCACCAACGCCGTCGGGTCGGCGCACGTCGTCGTGGACGTGGTCGGCTACTACGGCACCGCCGCGGGAACCCGGTACACGCCCCTGTCACCGTCCCGCATCCTCGACACCCGTGACGGCACGGGCCGCAGCGGCGCCCGGACACCGCTCGGCACGGCGGCGATCGACCTCACCGTGGCCGGGGTGGGCGGGGTGCCCGCGACGGGCGTCGACGCGGTCGTTCTGAACATGACCACCACCGCCCCCGACACATCGAGCTGGCTGACCGTCTGGCCCAAGGGGGCGACGCAGCCCAACGCCTCCAACCTCAACTACGAACCGAACGACACGGTGCCCAACCTCGTGGTGGCCAAGGTGGGCACCGGCGGGAAGATCAGCATCGCCAACGCCCGGGGCTCGACCCACTGCATCGCCGACGTCGTCGGCTACTTCAGCGCGACCGCGACCGCCGGCCGCCACCTGGCGCTGCCGCCGGCCCGCATCCTCGACACCCGCAGCGGGGTGGGGCGGACCGGGACGGCGATCGTCCCGCCCGACCAGCCCGTCGAGCTGAAGGTCACCGGGGTGGGGGGCGTGCCCGCGACCGGCGTCACGGCCGTCGTCGTCAACCTCACGGTCACCGCGCCGACGACCTCGGGGTGGCTCACCGTGCACCCGACCGGCGAGACCCGGCCCACCGCCTCGAACCTCAACTTCGCCGCAGGTCAGACCCGGGCCAACCTCGTCGTCGCCAAGGTCGGGACGGGCGGGAAGATCTCGGTCGTCGGCTCGGTGGCCTCGTGCCACATCGTGGCCGACGTGGCCGGCTACTTCGTCCCGTCCCCCTAG